The proteins below are encoded in one region of Puntigrus tetrazona isolate hp1 chromosome 5, ASM1883169v1, whole genome shotgun sequence:
- the LOC122345349 gene encoding grass carp reovirus (GCRV)-induced gene 2p, which translates to MASIIFYGWEVFYDEDHHLQADQTPKLGRLYTMYHGTTVQTARLIIKTGFKQSADGMLGPGVYVSRNQKKAERYPLKSPPTDRVVLKLSIDCGRVKKIDKDNHPLQKSWYSQGYDTAWVPPNCGMMAVPSGLEEDCVYDPQRIEVTDIALAPNTAILNELQQLIAQNKKGSSNSNSSGTCTVCKLKLGPAHAIQSCWGCGETICSFLTKHVCNR; encoded by the coding sequence atggcatCCATCATTTTCTATGGCTGGGAAGTCTTCTATGATGAAGATCATCATCTCCAGGCAGACCAGACACCCAAATTAGGCAGACTCTATACCATGTATCATGGCACCACTGTTCAAACAGCCCGTCTGATCATAAAAACAGGCTTTAAACAGTCGGCAGATGGAATGCTGGGACCTGGAGTTTATGTGAGCCGTAACCAGAAGAAAGCAGAACGCTATCCTCTAAAATCCCCCCCTACTGACAGAGTAGTGCTTAAACTAAGTATTGATTGTGGAAGAGTCAAAAAAATTGATAAGGACAACCATCCCCTTCAGAAGTCGTGGTATAGCCAGGGATATGACACTGCCTGGGTGCCTCCTAACTGTGGCATGATGGCCGTGCCCAGTGGTCTGGAAGAGGACTGCGTCTATGACCCCCAGCGTATCGAAGTCACGGATATTGCTCTCGCTCCCAACACGGCCATCTTAAATGAACTCCAACAGCTCATCGCTCAAAACAAGAAGGGGTCATCAAATTCAAACAGCTCAGGTACATGTACAGTGTGCAAGCTCAAACTAGGGCCTGCTCATGCCATACAGTCATGCTGGGGGTGTGGAGAGACGATCTGCTCTTTCCTGACCAAACATGTGTGC